The Bacteroidales bacterium DNA window TTCTTGGAAAAATTTATGATAAATTTAATAGGCGCGGAATATTAGTTCCTGATGATTTGATTCTTAAGGAAATTTTTAGATATGCTGTAATGAACAGAGATGCAAAAGGCTTTGTTTTTGATGGTTTCCCAAGAAATCTTTATCAAGCTCAAATGCTTGACAGGGTTTTTGCTAAAAAACAATATAAAATAGAACTTGTCGTTTCAATAGATGTTCCTGAAGATGAATTGATTGCAAGGGTGCTGGAAAGAGGAAAAACATCAGGGCGTATTGATGACAACGAAGTGGTTATGCATAACAGACTATTGATATATTTTAGTCAAACGCAACCAGTAATTGATTATTACAAGAGAACAAAAAGACTTTATGAAGTTGACGGAAA harbors:
- a CDS encoding adenylate kinase — protein: MFNMVIFGPPGCGKGTQAAKIVENYNLLHISTGDLIRKEISQNTILGKIYDKFNRRGILVPDDLILKEIFRYAVMNRDAKGFVFDGFPRNLYQAQMLDRVFAKKQYKIELVVSIDVPEDELIARVLERGKTSGRIDDNEVVMHNRLLIYFSQTQPVIDYYKRTKRLYEVDGNQSIETVASLIDEKIKKVMGK